A part of Roseitalea porphyridii genomic DNA contains:
- the clpB gene encoding ATP-dependent chaperone ClpB, with translation MNLENYSERVRGFIQSAQTLALGSSHQQFTPEHILEVLVDDPEGMAASLIERAGGNAKDVRLGIENALNAMPKVEGGNGQLYLAQPLAKVFTTAEQIAKKAGDTYVTVERLLLALAMEKSAKTADILAKAGVTPTALNQVINDIRKGRTADTASAESGYDALKKYARDVTGDAREGKLDPVIGRDDEIRRTIQVLSRRTKNNPVLIGEPGVGKTAIAEGLALRIVNGDVPESLRDKELMALDMGALIAGAKYRGEFEERLKAVLSEVQAANGNIILFIDEMHTLVGAGKADGAMDASNLLKPALARGELHCVGATTLDEYRKHVEKDAALARRFQPVFVGEPSVEDTVSILRGLKEKYEQHHKVRVSDSALVAAATLSNRYITDRFLPDKAIDLVDEAASRLRMQVDSKPEALDELDRRIIQLKIEREALKVETDQASKDRLENLERELAGLEEESARLTAAWQAEKEKLGNAAELKRELDEARNELAIAQRQGEFQRAGELAYGRIPELEKKLEQAEMREETETASMVEETVTPDHVAHIVSRWTGIPVDKMLEGEREKLLRMEDEIATRVVGQGEAVQAVSKAVRRARAGLQDPNRPIGSFIFLGPTGVGKTELTKALADFLFDDDQAMVRIDMSEFMEKHAVARLIGAPPGYVGYEEGGVLTEAVRRRPYQVILFDEIEKAHPDVFNVLLQVLDDGRLTDGQGHTVDFRNTVIIMTSNLGAEYLVNLGEGQQVDTVREDVMNVVRASFRPEFLNRVDEIILFQRLQKADMGAIVDIQLERLERLLAERKISLRLDEAARQWLADKGYDPAYGARPLKRVIQKQVQDPLAEKILAGEIADGSVVKVLEGSDRLNFKPVAAANEDRAEEEAA, from the coding sequence ATGAATCTGGAGAACTATTCCGAACGGGTGCGTGGCTTCATCCAGTCGGCACAGACGCTTGCGCTGGGCTCGAGCCACCAGCAGTTCACGCCCGAGCATATCCTCGAGGTGCTGGTCGACGATCCCGAAGGCATGGCCGCCTCGCTGATCGAACGCGCCGGCGGCAACGCCAAGGACGTTCGTCTGGGCATAGAGAACGCGCTCAACGCGATGCCCAAGGTCGAAGGCGGCAACGGCCAGCTTTACCTCGCCCAGCCGCTCGCCAAGGTGTTCACCACCGCTGAGCAGATCGCCAAGAAGGCCGGCGACACCTACGTCACGGTCGAGCGCCTGCTGCTCGCGCTGGCGATGGAAAAATCGGCCAAGACGGCCGATATCCTGGCCAAGGCCGGCGTCACGCCGACCGCGCTTAATCAGGTCATCAACGACATCCGCAAGGGTCGCACCGCCGACACGGCGAGCGCCGAGAGCGGCTATGACGCGCTCAAGAAATATGCCCGCGACGTCACAGGCGACGCCCGCGAGGGCAAGCTCGACCCCGTGATCGGCCGCGACGACGAGATCCGCCGCACCATCCAGGTCCTGTCGCGCCGCACCAAGAACAATCCCGTGCTGATCGGCGAACCCGGGGTCGGCAAGACCGCCATCGCCGAGGGCCTTGCGCTGCGGATCGTCAATGGCGACGTTCCCGAAAGCCTGCGCGACAAGGAACTGATGGCGCTCGACATGGGCGCGTTGATCGCCGGCGCGAAATATCGCGGCGAGTTCGAGGAACGGCTGAAGGCCGTCCTGTCCGAGGTGCAGGCGGCCAACGGCAACATCATCCTGTTCATCGACGAGATGCACACGCTCGTCGGCGCCGGCAAGGCGGACGGCGCGATGGACGCCTCCAACCTGCTCAAGCCGGCGCTCGCCCGGGGTGAGTTGCACTGCGTCGGCGCGACCACGCTCGACGAGTACAGAAAGCACGTCGAAAAGGACGCCGCGCTCGCCCGCCGCTTCCAGCCGGTCTTCGTGGGCGAGCCGTCCGTCGAGGACACGGTCTCGATCCTGCGCGGCCTCAAGGAGAAGTACGAGCAGCACCACAAGGTGCGCGTGTCGGACTCCGCGCTGGTCGCGGCCGCGACCCTGTCGAACCGCTACATCACCGACCGCTTCCTGCCCGACAAGGCCATCGACCTCGTCGACGAGGCCGCGTCTCGCCTGCGCATGCAGGTCGATTCCAAGCCCGAGGCGCTCGACGAACTCGACCGCCGGATCATCCAGCTCAAGATCGAGCGCGAGGCGCTGAAGGTCGAAACCGACCAGGCATCGAAGGATCGGCTCGAGAACCTGGAGCGCGAGCTTGCCGGGCTCGAGGAGGAATCGGCACGTCTGACCGCCGCCTGGCAGGCCGAAAAGGAAAAGCTGGGCAACGCGGCCGAACTCAAGCGCGAGCTCGACGAGGCGCGCAACGAACTGGCCATCGCCCAGCGACAGGGCGAGTTCCAGCGCGCCGGCGAACTGGCCTATGGCCGCATTCCCGAGCTCGAAAAGAAGCTCGAACAGGCCGAGATGCGCGAGGAGACCGAGACGGCCTCGATGGTCGAGGAGACGGTGACGCCCGACCATGTCGCCCATATCGTCTCCCGCTGGACCGGCATTCCGGTCGACAAGATGCTCGAGGGCGAACGCGAGAAGCTGCTGCGCATGGAAGACGAGATCGCAACGCGCGTCGTTGGCCAGGGCGAGGCGGTGCAGGCCGTATCCAAGGCGGTGCGCCGCGCCCGCGCCGGGCTGCAGGACCCCAACCGGCCGATCGGCTCGTTCATCTTCCTGGGCCCGACCGGCGTCGGCAAGACCGAGCTGACCAAGGCGCTCGCCGACTTCCTGTTCGACGACGACCAGGCGATGGTCCGCATCGACATGAGCGAGTTCATGGAGAAGCACGCCGTCGCCCGGCTGATCGGCGCGCCGCCCGGATATGTCGGCTACGAGGAAGGCGGCGTGCTGACCGAGGCGGTCAGGCGCCGGCCCTACCAGGTGATCCTGTTCGACGAGATCGAAAAGGCCCATCCGGACGTGTTCAACGTGCTGCTGCAGGTGCTCGATGACGGACGCCTGACCGACGGCCAGGGCCACACGGTCGACTTCCGAAACACGGTCATCATCATGACCTCGAACCTGGGCGCCGAATATCTGGTCAATCTGGGCGAGGGGCAGCAGGTCGACACGGTGCGCGAGGACGTCATGAACGTGGTGCGCGCCTCGTTCCGGCCCGAGTTCCTGAACCGCGTCGACGAGATCATCCTGTTCCAGCGCCTGCAGAAGGCGGACATGGGCGCGATCGTCGACATCCAGCTCGAACGGCTCGAAAGGCTGCTCGCCGAGCGCAAGATCAGCCTTCGGCTCGACGAGGCCGCCCGCCAGTGGCTCGCCGACAAGGGCTACGACCCGGCCTATGGCGCAAGGCCGCTCAAGCGGGTCATCCAGAAGCAGGTGCAGGACCCGCTCGCCGAGAAGATCCTCGCCGGCGAGATCGCCGACGGCTCCGTCGTCAAGGTGCTCGAGGGCTCGGACCGGCTGAACTTCAAACCGGTCGCCGCGGCCAACGAGGACCGCGCCGAGGAAGAAGCGGCCTGA